One genomic window of Microbacterium sp. BH-3-3-3 includes the following:
- a CDS encoding ABC transporter ATP-binding protein, with the protein MASDPPPPLFSITDLHKSYGRGSARFDALRGVNLDIHRGESVAIIGKSGSGKSTLMHLLALMDAPTRGTVRLDGVDATTLRGRQLNRTRNQTFGFVFQQFFLTPSASVFDNVVLPLKIAGVGRAERTRRGRAALAELDMDDKARNKATALSGGQKQRAVIARALVNDPQVIFADEPTGNLDTATGAVVEDILFRLNREHGITLIVVTHDEDLAARCDRRVQIRDGLIVADERNAA; encoded by the coding sequence ATGGCATCCGACCCTCCTCCCCCACTGTTCTCGATCACCGATCTGCACAAGTCGTACGGTCGCGGCTCCGCCCGCTTCGACGCCCTGCGCGGGGTGAACCTCGACATCCATCGCGGCGAGAGCGTCGCGATCATCGGCAAGAGCGGCTCGGGCAAGTCGACGCTCATGCACCTGCTCGCCCTGATGGACGCCCCGACCCGGGGCACGGTGCGCCTCGACGGGGTGGATGCCACGACCCTCCGCGGACGTCAGCTCAACCGCACCCGCAATCAGACGTTCGGCTTCGTGTTCCAGCAGTTCTTCCTCACGCCCAGCGCCTCGGTGTTCGACAACGTCGTGCTGCCGCTGAAGATCGCGGGCGTCGGCCGCGCCGAGCGGACCCGGCGGGGGCGGGCCGCGCTCGCGGAGCTCGACATGGACGACAAGGCGCGCAACAAGGCCACCGCGCTCTCGGGGGGACAGAAGCAGCGCGCGGTGATCGCGCGGGCCCTGGTGAACGACCCGCAGGTGATCTTCGCCGACGAGCCCACCGGCAACCTCGACACGGCCACCGGGGCCGTCGTCGAAGACATCCTGTTCCGGCTCAACCGCGAGCACGGGATCACCCTGATCGTCGTCACCCACGACGAAGACCTCGCCGCGCGCTGCGACCGGCGCGTGCAGATCCGCGACGGTCTCATCGTCGCCGACGAACGGAACGCCGCATGA
- a CDS encoding ABC transporter permease: MRTVDLVSTAVANTFRSKTRTILTVLAIFVGAFTLTITNGLGTGINAFIDKTVASMGASDVLTVTKTTSATSTGPQKYDPDAVASAQQTGGRPGATGEVTALTDQDIATVSQLPGVEKVVPVTSVSIDYVEAPGGDPYTAQVGSLVAGQTPQIADGAAPDDASDALQVALPDALVAPLGFADASDAVGATVTIAVTDPVRAQHLVEATVSGVTEAAFGGTTSLTTNSALEKTLFTLQNTGVPADQLDRYASASATVSSSATTAQIDEVKAALTDAGYTGTTVADQLGTFESVIDGIVLVLNAFAVIALLAASFGIVNTLLMSVQERTREIGLMKAMGMGSGRVFTLFSLEAIFIGLLGSALGAVIAIGVGTAVSAQLAASLFSDLPGLQLIAFDPVSILLTVLAVMGIAFLAGTLPAARAARADPVESLRYE; this comes from the coding sequence ATGAGAACCGTCGATCTCGTCTCGACCGCCGTCGCGAACACCTTCCGCTCCAAGACGCGCACGATCCTCACCGTGCTGGCGATCTTCGTGGGTGCCTTCACCCTGACCATCACGAACGGCCTCGGTACGGGCATCAACGCGTTCATCGACAAGACGGTCGCCTCGATGGGGGCCTCCGACGTGCTCACGGTGACCAAGACGACGTCGGCGACCTCGACCGGGCCGCAGAAGTACGATCCGGATGCCGTCGCCTCGGCGCAGCAGACCGGCGGCCGCCCCGGCGCCACGGGTGAGGTGACGGCGCTCACCGATCAGGACATCGCGACCGTCTCGCAGCTCCCCGGCGTGGAGAAGGTCGTTCCCGTGACCTCAGTGTCGATCGACTACGTCGAGGCCCCCGGCGGGGACCCCTACACGGCGCAGGTGGGCAGTCTCGTGGCCGGGCAGACGCCGCAGATCGCCGACGGGGCGGCGCCCGACGATGCCTCCGACGCGCTGCAGGTCGCGCTCCCCGACGCGCTGGTCGCACCCCTGGGGTTCGCCGACGCGAGCGACGCGGTGGGCGCGACCGTGACGATCGCCGTCACCGACCCGGTGCGCGCGCAGCACCTCGTCGAGGCGACCGTGAGCGGAGTGACCGAAGCGGCCTTCGGCGGGACGACCTCGCTCACGACCAACTCGGCGCTCGAGAAGACGCTGTTCACCCTGCAGAACACCGGCGTGCCCGCCGACCAGCTCGACCGCTACGCCTCGGCGAGCGCGACGGTGTCGTCGTCGGCGACGACCGCGCAGATCGACGAGGTCAAGGCCGCGCTGACCGACGCGGGGTACACGGGAACCACCGTCGCCGATCAGCTCGGCACGTTCGAGTCGGTGATCGACGGCATCGTGCTGGTGCTCAACGCGTTCGCGGTCATCGCCCTCCTGGCGGCGAGCTTCGGAATCGTCAACACCCTGCTGATGTCGGTGCAGGAGCGCACCCGCGAGATCGGTCTGATGAAGGCCATGGGAATGGGCAGCGGTCGCGTCTTCACCCTGTTCAGCCTCGAGGCGATCTTCATCGGTCTGCTGGGCAGCGCTCTCGGCGCAGTCATCGCGATCGGTGTCGGCACCGCCGTCAGCGCGCAACTCGCGGCGAGCCTGTTCAGCGATCTGCCCGGGCTGCAGCTGATCGCCTTCGACCCGGTGTCGATTCTGCTGACCGTGCTCGCGGTGATGGGGATCGCGTTCCTCGCGGGGACGCTCCCGGCGGCGCGCGCCGCGCGGGCCGACCCCGTGGAGTCGCTGCGATACGAGTGA
- a CDS encoding putative zinc-binding metallopeptidase, whose protein sequence is MKSFRCRVCGNPLFFENSVCLSCGTGLGYSREEAEIVPVDARGRYIDAAGLVWHVCRNLNLSGCTWLSRFEGGQCSACELTRVRPNDADARGLSQYPVAERAKRWLLVDLDRLGIPIASKAEDPDRGLCFDLLSSVAENVTIGHADGVITIDLAESDDAHRVRVQGQLGEPYRTMLGHFRHEVGHYVEWVFVEGTDRIAEARALFGDETADYQAEIDRHYSEGPPSDWPERYISTYASMHPYEDFAETWAHVLHITDTIETASTFGLTSVSSPSEVPRFREFVTEVWMPLAVALNMVNRSMGKNDLYPFALPDPVLDKLDFVASLLSTR, encoded by the coding sequence GTGAAGTCGTTCCGTTGCCGCGTCTGCGGAAATCCCCTGTTCTTCGAGAACTCGGTCTGCCTCTCGTGCGGCACCGGCCTCGGTTACTCGCGCGAAGAGGCCGAGATCGTGCCGGTCGATGCCCGGGGCCGGTACATCGACGCCGCCGGACTCGTCTGGCACGTCTGCCGCAACCTCAACCTGTCGGGCTGCACGTGGCTCTCCCGCTTCGAGGGCGGCCAGTGCTCGGCCTGCGAGCTGACCCGCGTGCGGCCGAACGACGCCGACGCCCGGGGTCTGTCGCAGTACCCGGTCGCCGAACGTGCCAAGCGGTGGCTGCTCGTCGACCTCGACCGCCTCGGCATCCCGATCGCGAGCAAGGCCGAAGACCCCGATCGCGGCCTCTGCTTCGACCTGCTGTCGAGCGTGGCCGAGAACGTCACCATCGGTCACGCCGACGGCGTGATCACGATCGATCTGGCCGAGAGCGACGACGCCCACCGCGTGCGCGTGCAGGGGCAGCTCGGTGAGCCCTATCGCACGATGCTCGGCCACTTCCGCCACGAGGTCGGGCACTACGTCGAGTGGGTCTTCGTCGAGGGCACCGACCGCATCGCCGAGGCGCGCGCTTTGTTCGGCGACGAGACCGCCGACTACCAGGCCGAGATCGACCGCCACTACTCCGAGGGCCCGCCGAGCGACTGGCCGGAGCGGTACATCTCGACCTACGCGAGCATGCACCCCTATGAGGACTTCGCCGAGACGTGGGCGCACGTGCTGCACATCACCGACACGATCGAGACGGCCTCCACCTTCGGGCTGACGAGCGTGTCGAGCCCCAGTGAGGTGCCGCGCTTCCGCGAGTTCGTCACCGAGGTGTGGATGCCGCTGGCCGTGGCCCTCAACATGGTCAACCGCTCCATGGGCAAGAACGACCTCTACCCGTTCGCCCTCCCCGACCCCGTGCTCGACAAGCTCGACTTCGTCGCGTCGCTGCTGTCCACCCGCTGA
- a CDS encoding AraC family transcriptional regulator translates to MENRVRAWHPDVPMLREVYHASFAHSYPMHTHEDWAVMLVDRGAVTYALDRAEHRASPAAVTLLPPGVAHDGRPAVTGSGYRKQVLYLRRDWLPDELTGRIAHRPTVTAPPAHAAARRVHAALAHPGDEMAAEHWLLAVRDAVYRHAGTARPATRDVPLARRLRALLDSRYTESFTIAAAAAELGAHPSHAVRVFSDTYGIAPHRYLVGRRVDAARRLLGNGCRPADAAAQTGFYDQAHLTRHFRRVWGVTPGAFAAPS, encoded by the coding sequence ATGGAGAACCGGGTGCGCGCGTGGCACCCGGACGTGCCGATGCTGCGCGAGGTCTACCACGCGAGCTTCGCGCACAGCTATCCGATGCACACGCACGAGGACTGGGCCGTCATGCTCGTCGACCGCGGCGCGGTGACGTACGCCCTCGACCGCGCGGAGCACCGGGCATCGCCCGCCGCGGTGACCCTGCTGCCCCCGGGCGTCGCCCACGACGGGCGCCCGGCCGTCACCGGGTCGGGGTACCGCAAGCAGGTGCTCTACCTTCGGCGCGACTGGCTCCCCGACGAGCTGACGGGCCGGATCGCGCACCGGCCCACCGTCACGGCGCCGCCCGCGCACGCGGCCGCGCGGAGGGTGCACGCGGCCCTGGCGCACCCGGGTGACGAGATGGCGGCCGAGCACTGGCTGCTGGCCGTGCGCGATGCCGTGTACCGCCACGCCGGAACGGCCCGCCCGGCGACGCGCGACGTGCCCCTCGCACGCCGGCTTCGCGCGCTGCTCGACTCCCGCTACACGGAGTCGTTCACGATCGCGGCGGCGGCCGCCGAACTGGGCGCCCACCCGAGCCACGCGGTGCGGGTGTTCTCCGACACGTACGGCATCGCCCCGCACCGGTACCTCGTGGGGCGACGGGTCGACGCCGCGCGGCGGCTGCTGGGGAACGGATGCCGTCCGGCCGACGCCGCCGCGCAGACGGGCTTCTACGATCAGGCGCACCTGACCCGGCACTTCCGCCGAGTGTGGGGTGTGACGCCCGGCGCGTTCGCGGCGCCGTCGTGA
- a CDS encoding DUF2000 domain-containing protein — protein sequence MTDDTASPAPLFDTKVVVVLADDLSAWQELNVTAFLASGIATSAPDLVGEPYRDADGTDYLPMLRQPVMVLTSDAALLGRARAKAAARDDIALAIYTRELFTTSHDAANRAAVAAVAAADLDLVGIAVRGPRNAVDRIVKGAVFHA from the coding sequence ATGACCGACGACACCGCCTCCCCCGCCCCGCTGTTCGACACGAAGGTGGTCGTGGTGCTCGCCGACGACCTCTCGGCCTGGCAGGAGCTCAACGTCACCGCGTTCCTCGCCTCGGGCATCGCCACCAGCGCACCCGACCTCGTCGGCGAGCCCTACCGCGACGCCGACGGCACCGACTACCTGCCGATGCTCCGCCAGCCCGTGATGGTGCTCACCTCCGACGCGGCTCTCCTGGGCCGCGCGCGGGCGAAGGCAGCCGCGCGCGACGACATCGCCCTGGCGATCTACACGCGCGAGCTGTTCACGACCTCGCACGACGCCGCCAATCGGGCCGCCGTCGCCGCCGTCGCCGCCGCCGACCTCGATCTGGTGGGCATCGCCGTGCGCGGCCCACGCAACGCCGTGGACCGCATCGTCAAGGGCGCCGTCTTCCACGCCTGA
- a CDS encoding MarR family winged helix-turn-helix transcriptional regulator, whose protein sequence is MTNESSPVVAALNRYLVERARCLAEARRILGLNEVDVVTVLHITRNPGIRPSELRQHLGVTSAGVTTIVDRLVRRDILRREVDLDDRRANHIFAQVDLSVEPWDCLTRFDDAFSAALSGIDVKQQEAVASLLDTATAAAALD, encoded by the coding sequence ATGACGAACGAATCCTCCCCTGTCGTTGCCGCGCTGAACCGGTATCTCGTGGAACGAGCGCGCTGTCTCGCCGAGGCCCGCCGCATTCTGGGCTTGAACGAGGTCGACGTCGTCACCGTGCTGCACATCACCCGGAATCCCGGCATCCGCCCCTCGGAACTGCGACAGCACCTCGGGGTCACGTCGGCGGGAGTGACCACCATCGTCGACCGCCTCGTGCGCCGAGACATCCTGCGCCGCGAGGTCGACCTCGACGACCGGCGCGCGAACCACATCTTCGCCCAGGTCGATCTGAGCGTCGAACCGTGGGACTGCCTCACCCGCTTCGACGACGCCTTCTCGGCCGCCCTCTCGGGGATCGACGTGAAACAGCAAGAAGCGGTGGCATCGCTGCTGGACACCGCGACGGCGGCTGCGGCGCTCGACTAG
- a CDS encoding LacI family DNA-binding transcriptional regulator → MSEVARLAGVSLATVSFVVNGTKPVTAETRARVEQAMVDVGYRPNVLARALASRRTRVIALLYPVHDQAVAGAMFGFFSGAGERAHELGYTLVVSPAGNDREALADLVGSGLVEGVIVMEVRLDDYRVDYLESARVPYALIGRTARLEGVPYVDVDFETTIGEAVDALYERGHRRMLLLEASPWPPTPSGYAPPLRIMRALEEQAERRGFTFDSLGCEPTAVGGARAAARLLAEYPDVTAVITHNDGATAGFVTHLRRQGITVPDDISIVMIASSAEMAAMIDPPLEVWEAPAAQLGRMGVEVLVGALDGAGAPVQQSLASCRRIAGASLADART, encoded by the coding sequence ATGAGCGAAGTCGCCCGGCTTGCCGGGGTGTCTCTGGCGACGGTGTCCTTCGTGGTCAACGGCACCAAACCGGTCACCGCCGAGACGCGAGCGCGCGTCGAACAGGCGATGGTCGACGTGGGGTACCGGCCCAATGTGCTGGCGCGGGCTCTGGCATCGCGGCGGACGCGAGTGATCGCCCTGCTCTATCCGGTGCACGATCAGGCCGTCGCCGGTGCGATGTTCGGGTTCTTCTCCGGAGCGGGGGAGCGCGCTCACGAACTCGGCTACACGCTGGTGGTCTCGCCCGCCGGAAACGATCGAGAGGCACTGGCCGACCTCGTCGGCTCCGGGCTGGTCGAAGGCGTCATCGTGATGGAGGTCAGGCTCGACGACTATCGGGTCGACTATCTCGAGTCTGCCCGTGTGCCGTACGCGCTCATCGGCCGCACCGCCCGCCTCGAGGGCGTGCCCTATGTCGACGTCGACTTCGAGACGACGATCGGCGAAGCGGTCGACGCGCTGTACGAGCGAGGGCACCGCCGGATGCTCCTGCTGGAAGCGTCGCCGTGGCCCCCGACACCGAGCGGGTACGCACCCCCGCTGCGCATCATGCGCGCCCTCGAGGAACAGGCGGAGCGCCGTGGCTTCACGTTCGACTCGCTCGGCTGCGAACCCACGGCGGTCGGAGGCGCGCGCGCGGCGGCCCGACTGCTCGCTGAGTACCCGGACGTCACCGCGGTGATCACCCATAACGACGGGGCGACCGCGGGGTTCGTGACACACCTCAGGCGCCAGGGCATCACGGTGCCGGACGACATCTCGATCGTGATGATCGCGTCCAGCGCCGAGATGGCCGCAATGATCGATCCTCCCCTCGAGGTGTGGGAAGCACCCGCGGCGCAACTGGGCAGGATGGGGGTCGAGGTACTGGTGGGTGCCCTCGACGGAGCAGGTGCTCCCGTGCAGCAGAGCCTGGCGAGTTGTCGTCGCATCGCCGGCGCGTCGCTGGCCGACGCGCGAACCTGA
- a CDS encoding Gfo/Idh/MocA family protein — MTTQNPTPPAIRVALIGYSFMGRVHAQAWSSAPRFFDIGAPVSLEAVCGRDAEATGTFARRFGIPRTFGDWREAVADPDITVIDICTPGSSHAEIALAALAAGKHVLCEKPLANTLQDAAQMRDAAASAALDGIRSMVGFSYRRTPALAYARELVRNGRLGQIRHIRARYLQDWIVDPEFPLVWRLQADAAGSGALGDIGAHIIDLATFVTGHRLVGVSALTETFVRTRPLAAESAGLTADRSEKNAARGPVTVDDSTVFIGRTDGGALASFEATRLAPGSKNAMRLEIDGSLGSLSFDFESLNELLFHDHTLPAAENGFRRILVTEPDHPYAGAWWPAGHGLGYDHLFVHQAADFARAIAEGIDPEPSFTDGFEVQRVLDAVQNSAADSAAWTQI; from the coding sequence GTGACGACCCAGAACCCCACGCCGCCGGCGATCCGAGTGGCCCTGATCGGCTACTCGTTCATGGGCCGCGTCCATGCCCAGGCATGGTCCAGTGCCCCTCGTTTCTTTGACATCGGCGCGCCGGTCTCCCTCGAGGCCGTCTGCGGTCGCGACGCCGAAGCGACGGGCACTTTCGCTCGGCGTTTCGGCATCCCCCGCACCTTCGGCGACTGGCGCGAGGCGGTCGCCGACCCCGACATCACGGTCATCGACATCTGCACCCCCGGTTCGTCCCACGCCGAGATCGCGCTCGCGGCACTCGCGGCGGGCAAACACGTTCTCTGCGAGAAGCCCCTGGCCAACACCCTCCAGGACGCCGCACAGATGAGGGATGCCGCAGCCTCCGCCGCACTCGACGGCATCCGATCGATGGTGGGCTTCAGCTATCGACGCACTCCCGCCCTGGCATACGCCCGCGAGCTCGTGCGGAACGGTCGGCTCGGACAGATCCGCCACATTCGCGCCCGGTACCTGCAGGACTGGATCGTCGATCCGGAGTTTCCTCTGGTCTGGCGACTTCAGGCGGACGCTGCCGGCTCGGGCGCGCTCGGCGACATCGGTGCGCACATCATCGACCTCGCGACCTTCGTGACCGGTCATCGACTGGTGGGCGTGAGCGCGCTGACCGAAACCTTCGTCCGCACCAGGCCGCTCGCCGCGGAGTCCGCGGGTTTGACGGCCGATCGGTCGGAGAAGAACGCAGCGCGGGGCCCCGTCACCGTCGACGACTCGACCGTCTTCATCGGTCGCACCGACGGCGGTGCGCTGGCGAGCTTCGAGGCCACCCGACTCGCTCCGGGATCGAAGAACGCGATGCGGCTCGAGATCGACGGATCACTCGGGTCCCTGTCCTTCGACTTCGAATCGCTCAACGAACTGCTCTTCCACGACCACACGCTGCCGGCGGCCGAGAACGGCTTCCGTCGGATTCTCGTGACCGAACCCGACCACCCCTATGCGGGGGCATGGTGGCCGGCCGGTCACGGCCTCGGCTATGACCACCTGTTCGTGCATCAAGCCGCCGACTTCGCGCGAGCCATCGCCGAAGGGATCGACCCCGAACCCTCCTTCACCGATGGCTTCGAGGTGCAGCGAGTGCTGGACGCCGTCCAGAACAGTGCCGCCGATTCCGCCGCTTGGACCCAGATCTAA
- a CDS encoding extracellular solute-binding protein — protein sequence MRTHTTVLAAIAIASSTALLLTGCSGSSGGSPSGDASSLTLLDYYSNEPDNGFIQAAVDKCAAELNVTVTREAVPGKDLVQKVLQKASSRTLPDVLMLDNPDVQEIAATGGLSPLSTYDVDTSGFAKGMLDAATYEGEVYGLAPTANTLGLFYNADLLAAQGIAPPTTWAELKDAAAKLTTGDTYGLAFSAIATFEGSWQFLPFMWTNGGDEADLTNPKVAQALQLWVDLVQSGSASSSVVNWGQQDVEDQFEAGKAAMMINGPWQIPSLNASGINWKSVQVPVNEAGQTPVAPLGGEVWTVPVTGDDAKQATAARFVECMSSDDNQLTLATERFTVPTKEALATEYASKVPDMAAFTEQVQNARSRTGELGTGWPTAATQIYTAIQLALTGQASASDAFAKAAQG from the coding sequence ATGAGAACCCACACGACAGTGCTCGCCGCGATCGCGATCGCCTCGAGCACCGCACTCCTGCTCACCGGATGCAGCGGATCGAGTGGCGGGTCGCCCAGCGGCGACGCCTCCTCTCTCACGCTGCTGGACTACTACAGCAACGAACCCGACAACGGGTTCATCCAGGCGGCCGTCGACAAATGCGCGGCGGAGCTGAATGTGACGGTCACGCGCGAGGCCGTCCCCGGCAAGGACCTCGTGCAGAAGGTGCTGCAGAAGGCATCCAGCCGCACCCTCCCGGACGTGCTGATGCTCGACAACCCCGACGTGCAGGAGATCGCGGCCACCGGAGGCCTCTCCCCGCTCTCCACGTACGACGTCGACACGTCGGGCTTCGCCAAGGGCATGCTGGATGCCGCCACCTACGAGGGCGAGGTGTACGGGCTGGCCCCGACGGCCAACACTCTCGGGCTGTTCTACAACGCCGATCTGCTCGCCGCACAGGGCATCGCTCCGCCCACGACCTGGGCGGAGCTGAAGGATGCCGCCGCGAAGCTCACCACCGGCGACACCTACGGCCTCGCCTTCTCCGCGATCGCCACGTTCGAGGGCAGCTGGCAGTTCCTGCCGTTCATGTGGACGAACGGCGGAGACGAAGCCGACCTCACGAACCCCAAAGTGGCGCAAGCGCTGCAGCTGTGGGTCGATCTCGTCCAGAGTGGATCCGCATCGTCGAGCGTCGTCAACTGGGGACAGCAAGACGTCGAGGACCAGTTCGAGGCCGGCAAGGCGGCGATGATGATCAACGGTCCCTGGCAGATCCCGTCGTTGAACGCCTCGGGCATCAACTGGAAGTCGGTCCAGGTGCCGGTGAACGAAGCGGGGCAGACCCCCGTCGCTCCCCTTGGCGGCGAGGTCTGGACCGTGCCGGTGACCGGAGACGACGCGAAGCAGGCCACTGCCGCCCGCTTCGTCGAGTGCATGTCCAGCGATGACAACCAGCTCACGCTCGCGACGGAGCGCTTCACCGTGCCGACGAAGGAAGCCCTTGCCACCGAGTACGCCAGCAAGGTGCCGGACATGGCCGCGTTCACCGAGCAGGTGCAGAACGCCCGGTCGCGCACGGGCGAGCTGGGCACGGGGTGGCCGACGGCCGCCACGCAGATCTACACCGCGATCCAACTCGCGTTGACCGGTCAGGCGTCGGCGAGCGACGCGTTCGCGAAGGCCGCGCAGGGTTGA
- a CDS encoding carbohydrate ABC transporter permease produces the protein MTAVIAEVPGPTHVGPGTGRPRRRTRITRESLMKASFIVPAALYVVLFFGYPVVKNVMMSLQAYTSKTFFTGQAPWVGLENYVTVFTSQLFGPAMLNTMLFTVGSIAGQFVIGLALALFFARRFALSGLLRSLLLLPWLLPLIVSSATWRSILDNDSGVLNGLLVSLGLGAVPWLTSTQFALIAVIMVNVWIGIPFNVTILYGGIKEIPAELYEAGALDGAVGWKAFRHITWPNLRPVVSVVLVLGVVYTVKVLDIILGLTNGGPANATQTIAVRSYQESFVNFDFGVGAAFSNILIVISLLFAIIYLRANRRAVDE, from the coding sequence ATGACTGCCGTCATCGCAGAGGTGCCGGGTCCGACGCACGTCGGGCCCGGCACCGGGCGCCCACGTCGCCGGACCCGCATCACCCGAGAAAGCTTGATGAAGGCGTCCTTCATCGTTCCCGCCGCGCTCTACGTCGTCCTCTTCTTCGGTTACCCCGTGGTGAAGAACGTGATGATGAGCCTGCAGGCTTACACCTCGAAGACCTTCTTCACCGGTCAGGCCCCCTGGGTCGGACTGGAGAACTACGTCACCGTCTTCACCAGCCAGCTCTTCGGGCCGGCCATGCTCAACACGATGCTGTTCACGGTCGGCTCGATCGCCGGCCAATTCGTGATCGGCTTGGCACTCGCCCTGTTCTTCGCACGACGCTTCGCCCTGTCGGGCCTGCTGCGTTCGCTGCTGCTGCTGCCGTGGCTGTTGCCACTCATCGTGTCCAGCGCCACCTGGCGTTCGATCCTCGACAACGACAGCGGCGTCCTCAACGGGCTGCTCGTCTCGCTGGGTCTCGGAGCGGTCCCGTGGCTCACCAGCACGCAGTTCGCGTTGATCGCGGTGATCATGGTGAACGTCTGGATCGGCATCCCGTTCAACGTCACGATCCTCTACGGCGGTATCAAGGAGATCCCCGCCGAGCTTTATGAAGCCGGTGCTCTCGACGGCGCCGTGGGCTGGAAAGCGTTCCGTCACATCACCTGGCCGAACCTCCGACCCGTCGTGAGTGTGGTGCTCGTGCTGGGCGTCGTCTACACGGTCAAGGTGCTCGACATCATCCTGGGGTTGACCAACGGCGGCCCCGCCAACGCCACCCAGACGATCGCCGTGCGCTCCTACCAGGAATCGTTCGTGAACTTCGACTTCGGGGTGGGGGCGGCGTTCAGCAACATCCTGATCGTCATCTCGCTGCTGTTCGCCATCATCTATCTGCGCGCCAACCGCCGCGCCGTCGACGAGTAG
- a CDS encoding carbohydrate ABC transporter permease: protein MLFPVYWMVNSSLQPSGNTLTADFFPWNPSFAGYEKALSEQGANLVTSLIVSLSTVVTSLAIAAPAAYALAQFRYRWITVALLIVLVSQMIPNIVIANALYSAYNDLGMLNTIPGLVLADSTAAIPFAILILRAFMISIPPSIIEAARVDGAGQWRAFWSIALPVARNSLITAAVFAFLFSWSDFLFALTLTTTDAVRPVTLGIYTYLGTQVANWSAVMATAVLSSIPAILLLVLAQKYIAAGATGGAVK, encoded by the coding sequence ATGCTCTTCCCCGTGTACTGGATGGTGAACTCGTCACTCCAACCGTCTGGCAATACCCTCACGGCCGACTTCTTCCCGTGGAACCCGAGTTTCGCCGGTTACGAGAAAGCGCTCTCCGAGCAGGGCGCCAATCTGGTGACCAGCCTGATCGTCTCGCTCAGCACGGTCGTCACCAGCCTGGCGATCGCCGCTCCCGCCGCGTACGCGCTGGCGCAATTCCGGTATCGATGGATCACCGTCGCCCTGCTGATCGTCCTCGTCTCGCAGATGATTCCGAACATCGTGATCGCGAATGCGCTGTATTCCGCGTACAACGACCTCGGAATGCTCAACACGATCCCCGGTCTCGTCCTCGCCGATTCCACGGCCGCCATCCCGTTCGCGATCCTGATCCTCCGAGCCTTCATGATCAGCATCCCGCCGTCGATCATCGAAGCAGCGCGCGTCGATGGTGCGGGTCAGTGGCGCGCATTCTGGTCGATCGCGTTGCCGGTCGCGCGTAACTCGCTCATCACCGCAGCCGTCTTCGCCTTCCTGTTCTCGTGGAGCGATTTCCTCTTCGCTCTGACGCTGACAACGACGGATGCCGTCCGCCCGGTCACGCTCGGCATCTACACCTACCTGGGCACCCAGGTCGCGAACTGGAGCGCGGTCATGGCCACTGCCGTCCTCTCGTCGATTCCCGCCATCCTGCTGCTCGTCCTCGCCCAGAAGTACATCGCGGCCGGCGCAACGGGTGGCGCGGTCAAGTAG
- a CDS encoding ThuA domain-containing protein — translation MSLPTYPPSSPLRVLVWGENRHEQIEPTVAARYPRGMHGAIAEGITENLGDRAVVSTTTLDEAEHGLSEAVLSATDVLVWWGHAAHDEVDDEIVERVHRHVLEGMGLVVLHSGHWSKIFQKLMGTTCTLRWRSKNDRELVWTIDPTHPIAQGVPHPFIIPEQEMYGEYFDVPAPDELIFLSTFSGGEVFRSGMTYRRGFGKIFYFSPGDQDYPVYFHEHVRRVIANGVSWAHTVRPAREIPILLRYDEEDFYNGHGYEGALER, via the coding sequence ATGTCTCTACCGACGTACCCCCCGTCCAGCCCCCTGCGCGTTCTCGTCTGGGGCGAGAACCGTCACGAACAGATCGAACCGACCGTCGCCGCCCGCTACCCCCGCGGCATGCACGGTGCGATCGCCGAGGGCATCACCGAAAACCTCGGGGACCGCGCGGTGGTCAGCACCACGACCCTCGACGAGGCGGAGCACGGACTGAGCGAGGCCGTGCTCTCTGCGACCGATGTGCTCGTGTGGTGGGGCCACGCCGCTCACGACGAGGTCGATGACGAGATCGTCGAGCGCGTGCACCGGCACGTGCTCGAAGGGATGGGACTCGTCGTCCTGCACTCCGGGCACTGGTCGAAGATCTTTCAGAAGCTCATGGGCACGACCTGCACCCTGCGCTGGCGTTCGAAGAACGATCGCGAGCTCGTCTGGACTATCGACCCGACCCACCCGATCGCTCAGGGCGTGCCTCACCCGTTCATCATCCCCGAGCAAGAGATGTACGGCGAGTACTTCGACGTGCCCGCACCCGACGAGCTGATCTTCCTCTCCACCTTCTCGGGCGGCGAGGTCTTCCGCTCCGGCATGACCTACCGCCGCGGATTCGGCAAGATCTTTTACTTCTCACCCGGCGACCAGGACTACCCGGTCTACTTCCATGAGCACGTGCGCCGTGTCATCGCGAACGGCGTGAGCTGGGCGCACACCGTGCGACCCGCTCGCGAGATCCCCATCCTGCTGCGCTACGACGAAGAGGACTTCTACAACGGGCACGGTTACGAAGGGGCGCTCGAGCGATGA